The Dehalogenimonas sp. THU2 nucleotide sequence GGTCAGTTTCCGACAATTGATTATTTCCAATTAACTCTTATATATTGAAAAATGTCCATTAGTGTACCCCGAACTAGAATTTTTAGCAAGGACACATACAACCATTCTGATGATTTAATTATCAGACAGTGAATCCATCCGATGTCCTTGTCAAAGGAGTTAACCGGAAAGATTTCCCGTCAATTTACGGAGGATTAACAGTTACTATTCGAGGCACTAATGCCCGAACCTGAATCGTGGTGGTTCAACATCCATCAAGATGTTCTTCGAGAAATTGGGCCACTTTCTCCCGTATCAAGGGGTAATCGTGCCAATTATAGTCATGCCCAGGCGCACCGATATACAGCAAAATGTTGCCGGCGGCTTGTCTGCCCTTACCCCGTAAAGCATCGAAATTAGCTTTAAAAGCACGTCGCCAGTGACCGTAGCTGAAGGCATCCGGCACTTTACCGTTGCTTCTAAGATTAAGAATGCGTTCGGTCGTTAGGCTGTCATACCAGAATGGCGGTCCCAATTCTATGCTGAACAACCGCGGTTCATCGGGTAACAGACGCATCACCTGATTAGACATTACGGTGCCGTTGCTTTCGGCGGTCATGAGTATTCTCAAATCCGGCAGATAGCGCCATAAAAATCGCAGCCGTTGCGTCAGTTCCTTCGGCTTGGCGATGGACCTGGCTCCGGAGTTCAATATCTCACTGATATAGCCCCGGAGAGTTCTGTAAGCACGCTGATAGCTGAGGACGGTCACGGCACAGCCGCGCGATGACAGGTGTGATTCGATAGCGTTTACGATGGAGGCGTAGCCGGAAGCTTTTTCCAGGGAAGTCCAGCCATAGCCGCCGGAATTAAACAAGACTAAGATATCGGTATCCCGCAGCGCCCGGTACGTGGCCAGCATGTCGGCGGCCAGACTGAGTTGTTTGGTCCGGTTGCGCCGGTGTAGCATTTTAGCTGTTGCCATGGCGTCGTCGCGGACAGGTTGAGGTATTTCAGCCGGCGTACCAGCTGGTAGTGCCGTGCCGCCCCGTGCCTGTCTCATCACACCAGGTTCGGGTGTCTGCCAACTCAAACTTACCAGAACACCAAGTAGTATGAGGAAGAATAACGCGATCAACATGAAATGGAATTACCCGATTTCACACGACTCCAGGCGAACGATGGCGGTATTCAACGATTCTACTGCTTCATCGATCTCCTTTTGAGTGATAGTAAGTGCCGGCATCAGTCTCAACGCATTGGGTTTGACGTCATTGACCAAAAGACCGCTCTCCAGACATCTGCGCGCCAGATCTTTTGCGACATCCCGTTGGAATTGAACTGCCGTAAGCAAACCTTTTCCCCGCACTTCAGTGATGAGGGCGGGATGTTTTCTCTTAAGTTCGGTAAGTCTTTCTACCAAATATTGCCCCATCTCGTGGGCGTTACGAGGTACGTCATTATCTATCATGAACTTGATGGTGGCGTAGGCAGCGGCGCAGGTAACGGGGTTGCCGCCGAAGGTCGAACCATGCTCCCCAGCCGAAAAAACCGAAAATTTATTCTTGGCCATAATGGCTCCGATGGGCAACCCGCCTCCCAGGCCTTTAGCCAGGGCCATGACATCCGGTTCAATCCCGTAAAGCTGGTGGGCAAATAACGCGCCTGCCCGGCCGATACCAGTCTGTATCTCGTCCAGGATCAATACAATCCCTTTTTCGTCACACCACTGGCGAACTTCCTTGAGATAGCCCGGGGACGGCACATTCACTCCGCCTTCACCCTGCACCGGTTCCAGCATCACGGCGCATACAGTATCGGTGGTAGCCTGTTTGATGGCCTCGATACTGTTGAACTCCACATTGATAAAGCCCGAAGGCAGCGGGGTGTACGGCTGCTGGTACTTTAGTTGCCCCGATGCCGACACCATCGCCAGCGTCCGCCCGTGAAAAGACCCCGTGGTGGTGATGACTTCGTAGGCGCCGCCGAGATGCAGCTTACCGTAACGTCGCGCCAGCTTGACCGCTCCTTCCGAAGCTTCAGCG carries:
- a CDS encoding aspartate aminotransferase family protein; its protein translation is MMNWVEQEKKYFMSTVERAPLAIVKGEGSYVWDEHGRRYLDFVAGWAVNSLGHCHPAVVEAVRRQVGELIQTSNHYYTLPQLQLAEILIENSSLDKIFLCNSGAEASEGAVKLARRYGKLHLGGAYEVITTTGSFHGRTLAMVSASGQLKYQQPYTPLPSGFINVEFNSIEAIKQATTDTVCAVMLEPVQGEGGVNVPSPGYLKEVRQWCDEKGIVLILDEIQTGIGRAGALFAHQLYGIEPDVMALAKGLGGGLPIGAIMAKNKFSVFSAGEHGSTFGGNPVTCAAAYATIKFMIDNDVPRNAHEMGQYLVERLTELKRKHPALITEVRGKGLLTAVQFQRDVAKDLARRCLESGLLVNDVKPNALRLMPALTITQKEIDEAVESLNTAIVRLESCEIG